CATCATTCATGTCCGTGACCTGCGTGACCTTCGAACCAGCCAGTTGTGCAGGCGGGTTGGCGCGCAGAGTGTCCATGCCCTTGGTGATCAGCGAGCGGTCCTCGACACGGAAGGTCAACGGTGCGGTCTTGTAGAGACCATGGGCACGGGCGACATCATCCAGAAGGTCCTGGATGCCAAGACCCTGGCCCTTCAGTCGCGCCACCGCGTCGGCGACACGCACCGCCGCAGATACGCCGTCCTTGTCTCGCACGACTGCCGGGTCAGTGCAGTAGCCAATGGCCTCCTCGTAGCCGAAGACGAGCCCGTCCACACCAGCAATCCACTTAAAGCCGGTCAGTGTAGCGCGATAATTCAGTCCGTGACCTGCGGCAATCTTGCCCAGCAGGCGTGAGGACACAATCGAGTTAGCCATTGTGGCCGGAAACTCTGCGCCCTCATCATTGGTCACGGTCGCAATCCCACGGGCCTCGGCATCCGCAGCGATGACTTCACCCAGAAACGCACCGATGTCGTCGCCGGAGAGCTGTCGCCAGCCGCCATCGACGCCGCTGTCCGGAATAGCTACCGAGCAGCGGTCCGCATCCGGGTCAGCCGCGATGATGACATCCGCGTCTTCGGCACGTGCCAGCTCAAACGCAAGATCCAGCGCGCCGGCTTCCTCCGGGTTCGGGAACGATACCGTCGGGAACTCCGGATCCGGCGCGAACTGCTTTTCGACCACGCTGACATTCGAGAAACCTGCCGCGTTCAGTGTGCGCACGATGGTCTCGCCACCGACACCATGCATCGGGGTGAGAACAATCTTTGCTGCCTGCTTCTCTTCGCTTGACGACGTCGTTGCGAGCGCAGCCGCCCGTTTCACATAGGCATCCAGCAGTTCAGGACCAACCTGCTCGACGGCATCGAAGTCACGCGGGACCTCATCAGCCGGTGGAGCAGCGGCGATGGCGTCCGCAATTTGCTTGTCATGGGGCGCGATGATTTGGACGCCTCGGCGGGAATCCGACTCCACCGCGCGGCCACCGAGGTAAACCTTGTAGCCGTTGTCCTTCGGTGGATTGTGGCTGGCCGTGACCATGATGCCGGCATCGGCATTGAGGTGGCGCACGGCAAAGGCGGTCACCGGTGTGGGCAGCTGCTGTGGCAGAGCCAGGGCCTTGCCACCGGCTGCGGCGACAACCGCGGCGGCATCGCGGTGAAAATCGGCGGAGCCGTGGCGGGCATCGCAACCAATGACCACGGTGAAGTCGTCGCCCACAATGTTCTTCAGATGCGCAACCAGGCCAGCGGTGGCACGGATGACCGTGGCACGGTTCATGCGGGACTGACCAGCTGCAACGACACCGCGAAGACCTGCAGTGCCGAATTCGAGTGGCCCGGCGAAACGGCTTTCCAGCTCGGCAATCGCATCGGGGTTGGCGGCCTTGGCTTCGTCGTAAAGCGAGGAGAGCTCAGCGGCGGTGGCCGAGTCCGGATCGTGGGCGATCCAATCGGTGATGGTGGCTTGTAGCTGTTCGGAGAGCATCGGGGTTAGCCTACTTCAGACCGTCGAGGACAGCGGCGGAGGAAGAAAGGCCCAGGCGAGAGGCGCCAGCGGCGATCATTTCCTCAGCGGCAGCGGCATCGCGGATACCGCCAGAGGCTTTGACTCCAAGGCGGTCGCCCACGGTTTCGCGCATGAGTTTCACGGCGTGAGCGGAAGCGCCGCCAGCTGGGTGGAAACCTGTGGAGGTCTTGACGAAGTCTGCGCCTGCGGACTCGGAGGCCTTGCAAGCTGCGATGATTTCCTCATCGGTCAGGGCGGCCGACTCGATGATGACCTTCAGAACCTTGCCCGGAATGGCATCGCGAACAGTCTTGATTTCGGCCTCAAGGTCGTCGAAGCGGTGCTCCTTGGCGAAGGCGATGTTAATGACCATGTCGACTTCTTCAGCGCCATCGGCCACAGCGCGAGCGGCTTCAGCGGCCTTGATCTCGGCCTTCACCGCGCCGGAGGGGAAGCCGACGACAGTGGCGATGTGCAGGCCTTCCGGTACCTCGACTGGGAGCTGCGAGGGGGAGATGCAGATGGAGTAGGTGCCGAGCTTGCCGGCCTCAGCGATAAGAGCCTTGACCTGGTCAGAGGTGGCTTCTGGCTTGAGCAGGGTGTGGTCAATCATCTTGGCAACATCAGCGCGGGAAGTCATGGGAGAAATCAAGTCCTTTCGGAAATTTGGGAGAGAGCGTCAAGGTAGGGAGGTGGCGGGCTCGGGGCGGGAAGTGGCGCCGGCGCGAGTCTGTCAGTAATTTTCTAGGACACGCGATCGAGGATAATCTCGCGCTCGGCTGTAGGCGCGGTGTCGCCGATTTCAATGCCCGGCTCGATGGACTCGAGAGCGCGCTCGAACTTATCCGGAGTTTCAGTGTGCAGCGTGAGCAGCTTCTGGCCCTTGACCACCTTGTCTCCCGGCTTGGCGAAAATCTCAATACCGGCAGTGGCCTGCACCGGATCATCCTTACGAGCACGTCCCGCGCCCAAGCGCCAGGAACCAACGCCGAGAGCCAGTGCATCCAGCTTGGTCAGGTAACCGTCGGCCTGCGCAACCACATCGTGCGTGTGAGGTGCCACCGGCAACGCGGCATCCGGATCGCCGCCCTGAGCGCGGATCATCTTCTTCCACGAATCCATTGCGCGGCCGTCCTTCAGAGCCTGCTCCACGTCAGCATCGTGTACGCCGGCCAGCTCCAGCATGTTTCGGGCCAGCTCACAGGTCAGCTCCACGACGTCCGCGGGGCCGCCGCCGGCGAGAACCTCCACCGATTCGCGGACCTCGAGGGCGTTGCCGATGGTCAGGCCCAGCGGAGTGGACATGT
The sequence above is drawn from the Corynebacterium jeikeium genome and encodes:
- a CDS encoding phospho-sugar mutase; the protein is MLSEQLQATITDWIAHDPDSATAAELSSLYDEAKAANPDAIAELESRFAGPLEFGTAGLRGVVAAGQSRMNRATVIRATAGLVAHLKNIVGDDFTVVIGCDARHGSADFHRDAAAVVAAAGGKALALPQQLPTPVTAFAVRHLNADAGIMVTASHNPPKDNGYKVYLGGRAVESDSRRGVQIIAPHDKQIADAIAAAPPADEVPRDFDAVEQVGPELLDAYVKRAAALATTSSSEEKQAAKIVLTPMHGVGGETIVRTLNAAGFSNVSVVEKQFAPDPEFPTVSFPNPEEAGALDLAFELARAEDADVIIAADPDADRCSVAIPDSGVDGGWRQLSGDDIGAFLGEVIAADAEARGIATVTNDEGAEFPATMANSIVSSRLLGKIAAGHGLNYRATLTGFKWIAGVDGLVFGYEEAIGYCTDPAVVRDKDGVSAAVRVADAVARLKGQGLGIQDLLDDVARAHGLYKTAPLTFRVEDRSLITKGMDTLRANPPAQLAGSKVTQVTDMNDGLDMVDAKGESYHIPPTDGILILTEANDRVIARPSGTEPKLKCYLEVVLPVASAAIPHVAAAERLDQIKAELKEILGM
- a CDS encoding deoxyribose-phosphate aldolase — encoded protein: MTSRADVAKMIDHTLLKPEATSDQVKALIAEAGKLGTYSICISPSQLPVEVPEGLHIATVVGFPSGAVKAEIKAAEAARAVADGAEEVDMVINIAFAKEHRFDDLEAEIKTVRDAIPGKVLKVIIESAALTDEEIIAACKASESAGADFVKTSTGFHPAGGASAHAVKLMRETVGDRLGVKASGGIRDAAAAEEMIAAGASRLGLSSSAAVLDGLK